In the Panthera uncia isolate 11264 chromosome D2, Puncia_PCG_1.0, whole genome shotgun sequence genome, one interval contains:
- the UBE2D1 gene encoding ubiquitin-conjugating enzyme E2 D1 isoform X3, whose translation MGPPDSAYQGGVFFLTVHFPTDYPFKPPKIAFTTKIYHPNINSNGSICLDILRSQWSPALTVSKVLLSICSLLCDPNPDDPLVPDIAQIYKSDKEKYNRHAREWTQKYAM comes from the exons CCTGATAGCGCCTATCAAGGTGGAGTCTTCTTTCTCACTGTACATTTTCCGACAGACTATCCTTTTAAGCCACCAaag attgcTTTCACAACAAAAATTTACCATCCAAACATAAACAGTAATGGAAGTATTTGTCTTGATATCCTGAGGTCACAATGGTCACCAGCTCTGACTGTATCAAAAG TTTTATTGTCCATATGTTCTCTACTTTGTGATCCTAATCCTGATGACCCCTTAGTACCAGATATTGCACAAATCtataaatcagacaaagaaaa ATACAACAGACATGCAAGAGAATGGACTCAGAAATAtgcaatgtaa